The following are encoded together in the Hyalangium minutum genome:
- the hemE gene encoding uroporphyrinogen decarboxylase, whose product MNDRLLKAARRQPTDTTPIWLMRQAGRYLPEYRAIRGNIAFLDLCKHPDLAAEVTVQPITRLGVDAAIIFSDILIPVEAMGIALELGDKGPHFPNPVRTASDIERLGVPDPVQSTGFVAEAIRRTRKALNDSVPVIGFAGAPFTLAAYMVEGGGSKSYILIKRLLFEQPKLAHTLFQKLTDTLIPYLKMQVEAGAKIVQIFDSWGGELGAYDFERFSLPYLTRMVKELQATGVPVILFGTGMSTHLPLLKRTGADVIGQDWRIEMDQARKVLGPDVAVQGNLDPLHLFLPREELEARVVDILNRAGPLGHIFNLGHGILPPTDPDAAKFLVEAVHRHGIALRQGTTPQR is encoded by the coding sequence ATGAACGACAGACTCTTGAAGGCGGCGCGTCGCCAGCCCACGGACACCACCCCGATTTGGCTGATGCGTCAGGCGGGGCGCTACCTGCCCGAGTACCGGGCCATCCGCGGCAACATCGCGTTCCTGGACCTGTGCAAGCACCCGGACCTGGCGGCCGAGGTGACGGTGCAGCCCATCACGCGGCTCGGGGTGGACGCGGCGATCATCTTCTCGGACATCCTGATTCCGGTGGAGGCGATGGGGATCGCGCTGGAGCTGGGGGACAAGGGCCCGCACTTCCCGAACCCGGTGCGCACGGCGTCGGACATCGAGCGGCTGGGGGTGCCGGATCCGGTGCAGAGCACGGGCTTCGTGGCCGAGGCCATCCGCAGGACGCGCAAGGCGCTGAATGACTCGGTGCCGGTGATTGGGTTCGCGGGGGCGCCGTTCACGCTGGCGGCGTACATGGTCGAGGGCGGCGGCTCGAAGAGCTACATCCTCATCAAGCGGCTGCTGTTCGAGCAGCCGAAGCTGGCGCACACGCTGTTCCAGAAGCTGACGGACACGCTCATCCCGTACCTGAAGATGCAGGTGGAGGCGGGGGCGAAGATCGTCCAGATCTTCGACTCGTGGGGCGGCGAGCTGGGGGCGTACGACTTCGAGCGCTTCAGCCTCCCGTACCTGACGCGCATGGTGAAGGAGCTTCAGGCCACGGGCGTGCCGGTGATTCTCTTCGGCACGGGCATGTCCACGCACCTGCCGCTGCTCAAGCGCACGGGGGCGGACGTGATCGGCCAGGACTGGCGGATCGAGATGGACCAGGCTCGGAAGGTGCTGGGGCCGGACGTGGCGGTGCAGGGGAACCTGGATCCGCTGCACCTGTTCCTGCCGCGCGAGGAGCTCGAGGCGCGGGTGGTGGACATCCTGAACCGGGCGGGGCCCCTGGGGCACATCTTCAACCTGGGCCATGGCATTCTGCCTCCCACGGATCCGGACGCGGCGAAGTTCCTGGTGGAGGCGGTGCACCGCCACGGCATCGCGCTTCGTCAGGGCACCACGCCCCAGCGGTAG
- a CDS encoding glycogen debranching protein, whose product MRRATAIPPAASLPLRWHPPLLAACLAALLAACGSSDPSTSFLEEELAPTGVQQQEAVTWTLGASYDATKANINFRVYSSRATRIEVWIYKTPYGAQEVTKYVMTKDSATNIWSKPVSVSTLQTTYGVTGTVYYGYRAWGPNWTYNSNWTKGSNLGFVADVDASGNRFNPNKVLLDPYALEISHDPKNGTNTDGQWFASGAYRLKDSGPYAPKGIVLAGDTQSIGTKPTRALKDEVIYEVHVRGLTKNDPSISSTFRGTYKGAGLKAPALAALGVTAVEFLPVQETDNDSIDNEPTTTDDNYWGYMTLNYFAPDRRYAYDKSAGGPTREFKEMVKAFHDNGIKVFIDVVYNHTGEGGNWIANDSSTYNLLSFRGLDNPTYYSLTSDLKFNWDNTGVGGNYNTFNPVAQDLIIHSLAYWKDTLGVDGFRFDLASVLGNTCQHGCFNYDKMNSGTALNRIMRDLSPRPAANAAGTDFIAEPWAIGGNSYQVGNFPGAWAEWNGAFRDSFRKDQNQMGVENVTPGELATRFSGSSDKYGDDGRMPYNSINFMVAHDGFTLKDLYSYNSKNNSQGWPYGPSDGGEDSNHSWDQGGVAADQRKAARNGIAFLMLSAGTPMITGGDEFLRTQYGNNNAYNLDSDKNWLNYTLTGDQTTFKTFTQRMIAFRRAHPALRPLNFYSAVDNNGNVMEQHRWFKSDGNVPDTAYFSNASNHALAYRIDGTEFGDPASAIYVAYNGWSAAVNFVLPWPGSGKSWYRVTDTCNWAEGVDQVASPGAEVGVGGENTIYGVCGRGLILLIAK is encoded by the coding sequence ATGAGAAGAGCCACTGCTATCCCCCCAGCGGCTTCCCTGCCACTTCGGTGGCATCCCCCCCTTCTGGCAGCCTGCCTTGCCGCACTCCTGGCTGCCTGTGGCAGCTCGGACCCGAGCACCTCCTTCCTGGAAGAGGAGCTGGCCCCTACGGGCGTCCAGCAACAGGAGGCGGTCACCTGGACTCTGGGTGCGAGTTACGACGCAACCAAGGCGAACATCAACTTCCGCGTCTACTCGTCGCGCGCCACCCGCATCGAGGTCTGGATCTACAAGACCCCGTACGGCGCCCAGGAGGTGACCAAGTACGTGATGACCAAGGACTCGGCCACGAACATTTGGTCGAAGCCGGTCTCGGTCTCCACGCTGCAGACCACGTATGGCGTCACCGGCACCGTCTACTACGGCTACCGCGCCTGGGGGCCGAACTGGACGTACAACTCCAATTGGACGAAGGGCTCAAACCTGGGGTTCGTGGCGGACGTGGATGCGAGCGGCAACCGCTTCAACCCCAACAAGGTGCTGTTGGACCCCTACGCGCTGGAGATCAGCCACGATCCGAAGAACGGTACCAACACGGACGGGCAGTGGTTCGCCTCGGGAGCATACCGCCTGAAGGATAGCGGCCCGTACGCACCCAAGGGCATTGTGCTGGCGGGGGACACGCAGTCCATCGGTACCAAGCCCACGCGCGCGCTGAAGGACGAGGTCATCTACGAGGTCCACGTCCGCGGCCTCACCAAGAATGACCCGAGCATCTCCTCCACGTTCCGGGGCACGTACAAGGGGGCGGGGCTGAAGGCCCCGGCGCTGGCGGCGCTCGGGGTGACGGCGGTGGAGTTCCTGCCGGTGCAGGAGACGGACAACGACAGCATCGACAACGAGCCCACCACGACGGATGACAACTACTGGGGCTACATGACGTTGAACTACTTCGCGCCGGATCGCCGCTACGCGTACGACAAGTCGGCGGGCGGCCCGACGCGCGAGTTCAAGGAGATGGTGAAGGCCTTCCACGACAACGGCATCAAGGTCTTCATCGACGTGGTCTACAACCATACGGGCGAGGGCGGGAACTGGATCGCCAACGACTCGAGCACCTACAACCTGCTGTCGTTCCGCGGCCTGGACAACCCCACGTACTACAGCCTCACGTCGGACCTGAAGTTCAACTGGGACAACACGGGCGTGGGCGGCAACTACAACACGTTCAACCCGGTGGCCCAGGACCTCATCATCCACTCGCTGGCGTACTGGAAGGACACGCTGGGGGTGGACGGGTTCCGGTTCGATCTGGCCTCGGTGCTGGGCAACACGTGCCAGCACGGCTGCTTCAACTACGACAAGATGAACAGCGGCACGGCGCTCAACCGCATCATGCGGGACTTGTCGCCGCGTCCGGCGGCGAACGCTGCGGGCACGGACTTCATCGCCGAGCCGTGGGCCATTGGCGGCAACTCGTACCAGGTGGGCAACTTCCCGGGCGCGTGGGCGGAGTGGAACGGCGCCTTCCGCGACTCGTTCCGCAAGGATCAGAACCAGATGGGCGTGGAGAACGTCACGCCAGGAGAGCTGGCCACGCGCTTCTCGGGCTCGTCGGACAAGTACGGGGATGATGGGCGCATGCCGTACAACTCCATCAACTTCATGGTGGCGCACGACGGCTTCACCCTGAAGGACCTGTACTCGTACAACAGCAAGAACAACAGCCAGGGGTGGCCGTATGGGCCCTCGGATGGTGGCGAGGACAGCAACCACAGCTGGGACCAGGGCGGAGTGGCTGCGGACCAGCGCAAGGCGGCGCGCAATGGCATTGCGTTCCTGATGCTGAGCGCGGGCACGCCGATGATCACCGGCGGCGACGAGTTCCTGCGCACGCAGTACGGGAACAACAACGCGTACAACCTGGACTCGGACAAGAACTGGCTGAACTACACGCTGACGGGAGACCAGACGACCTTCAAGACGTTCACCCAGCGGATGATTGCGTTCCGCAGGGCTCACCCGGCGCTGCGGCCGCTGAACTTCTACAGCGCGGTGGACAACAACGGGAACGTGATGGAGCAGCACCGCTGGTTCAAGTCGGACGGCAACGTGCCGGACACTGCGTACTTCAGCAACGCCAGCAACCACGCGCTGGCCTACCGCATCGACGGCACGGAGTTCGGGGACCCGGCGAGCGCCATCTATGTGGCGTACAACGGCTGGTCCGCCGCGGTGAACTTCGTGCTGCCGTGGCCGGGCAGCGGCAAGAGCTGGTACCGGGTGACGGACACGTGCAACTGGGCCGAGGGCGTCGACCAGGTGGCTTCGCCCGGCGCCGAGGTGGGCGTTGGCGGCGAGAACACCATCTACGGCGTCTGCGGCCGCGGCCTGATTCTGCTGATCGCGAAGTAG
- a CDS encoding YncE family protein, producing the protein MLGLQSTAYAAAEHEHEPEQMALSVSTMSVCVDGTTQTIACGILGTQTRTCSAGQWGPYGTCSAPASISLQVSGRKDMVHDVQRNRLYITTGGTAGEVLVYNLLTRQFEPSLLTGGSFSGIDLSPDGDQLLIADLQTNSNNQNWVHHINLATNARQRFFFTRDFYEGGTFTVVFTSNTEAIVTSQFNGSGWVPMRKVNLTTGTAQSIASVRQATMLARSADGSTVAYAESNISSGEWGRYLTGAQTFAESSTSWFVYEIAVSRLANQYALPTYGGLYVFDGALSRQAILGTYASQLPIGAVYSPVADELYLAWYGSNISIDVYSTTTLQKLRNIAPSPGLFSWTGNNAFNNGRMRISRDGTLLFATTGSSGLGIYLTGQ; encoded by the coding sequence GTGCTCGGCCTTCAGAGCACGGCTTACGCCGCTGCGGAGCACGAGCACGAGCCGGAGCAGATGGCGCTGTCGGTCTCCACGATGAGTGTGTGCGTCGATGGAACCACGCAGACGATCGCGTGCGGCATCCTCGGCACCCAGACCCGGACCTGCTCGGCGGGGCAATGGGGCCCCTACGGAACCTGCAGTGCCCCCGCGTCCATCTCGCTCCAGGTGTCCGGCCGGAAGGACATGGTCCATGACGTCCAGCGCAACCGGCTCTACATCACCACCGGCGGCACCGCGGGCGAGGTGCTCGTCTACAACCTGCTCACCCGCCAGTTCGAGCCCTCCCTGCTCACCGGTGGCTCCTTCAGCGGAATCGATCTGTCCCCCGACGGGGATCAGCTGCTCATCGCGGACCTGCAGACCAACTCCAACAACCAGAACTGGGTCCACCACATCAACCTCGCGACGAACGCGCGCCAGCGGTTCTTCTTCACCCGGGACTTCTACGAGGGTGGCACGTTCACCGTGGTTTTCACCTCCAACACCGAGGCGATCGTCACCTCCCAGTTCAACGGCTCGGGTTGGGTTCCCATGCGCAAGGTCAATCTGACCACCGGCACCGCTCAGTCCATCGCCAGCGTGCGCCAGGCCACCATGCTCGCCCGCTCCGCTGACGGCTCCACCGTCGCCTATGCCGAGTCGAACATCTCCAGCGGCGAGTGGGGCCGCTACTTGACCGGTGCTCAGACCTTCGCGGAGTCCAGCACCAGCTGGTTCGTCTACGAGATTGCTGTCAGCCGGCTGGCCAACCAGTACGCCCTCCCCACCTACGGCGGGCTCTACGTCTTCGACGGCGCCCTGTCGCGTCAGGCCATCCTGGGCACCTACGCCAGCCAGCTGCCCATTGGCGCCGTCTACAGCCCCGTCGCCGACGAGCTCTACCTGGCCTGGTATGGCTCCAACATCTCCATCGACGTCTACAGCACCACGACGCTGCAGAAGCTGCGCAACATCGCTCCCTCCCCAGGTCTCTTCTCCTGGACCGGGAACAACGCCTTCAACAACGGACGCATGCGCATCTCCCGCGATGGCACGCTGCTCTTCGCCACCACCGGCAGCAGCGGCCTCGGGATTTACCTCACGGGCCAGTGA
- a CDS encoding PepSY-associated TM helix domain-containing protein, with translation MKVSPRAYEILWDAHAWTGVLSSIVLFALFFLGTFALFAEELAPWQEPSFRGPIAVSDAHALELAQRLVDTEVEAKPAWFGISLPTEEEPWLRIWRLAPGGTVQSSWMDPVSGQPLGERSDLGEFLNAMHFLDPIPGGKYLAGIASVVLLLLIVTGGLIQLGKLVRELVQFRPHQGHRVRWSDAHKVLGVVNAPFLLLFALTGTVLCLSAWLQPAVVATTLEGDARAVESATDWPVPPPRKGEAARAPDLRLALERAQQRFPQATHRWFFIDNLGDANAVVHLPGESSGTINAFEHVWVSLAGEIVRVREKGGATSYSRTMETLYGWHFATWAGLPVKVLYALLALLASFGILAGNLLWLERRRSRGLGSFDRLLEKLTAGGCAGLTFAVAALFLANQLLPAALHERPRYEHALFYVSWLGALGYALVERSAARSARRLLIGASGLLFAVPLIDAARTARIPFASGSPFVLATELGLVFLGLLLAGAARAVSRMEPHGGSPLPLEELANDSTPSPT, from the coding sequence GTGAAGGTGTCTCCACGAGCCTACGAGATCCTCTGGGATGCGCATGCGTGGACCGGCGTCCTCTCGTCCATCGTGCTCTTTGCCCTCTTCTTTCTCGGAACCTTCGCGCTCTTCGCCGAGGAGCTGGCTCCCTGGCAGGAGCCTTCGTTCCGGGGCCCCATCGCAGTCTCCGATGCGCATGCGCTCGAGCTCGCGCAGCGCCTCGTGGACACGGAGGTCGAGGCGAAGCCCGCGTGGTTTGGGATCTCGCTGCCCACCGAAGAGGAGCCCTGGCTGCGGATCTGGCGCCTGGCCCCCGGAGGAACAGTCCAGTCCTCGTGGATGGATCCGGTCTCCGGGCAGCCGCTCGGTGAGCGAAGCGACCTGGGCGAGTTCCTCAACGCGATGCACTTCCTCGACCCGATTCCGGGAGGGAAGTATCTGGCGGGCATCGCATCCGTCGTCCTCCTGCTGCTGATTGTGACAGGGGGCTTGATTCAGCTCGGGAAGCTGGTGCGCGAGCTCGTGCAGTTCCGGCCCCACCAGGGCCACCGCGTGCGCTGGTCCGATGCGCACAAGGTCCTCGGGGTGGTCAACGCACCCTTCCTGTTGCTCTTCGCGCTGACTGGCACCGTGCTCTGCCTGTCTGCCTGGCTCCAGCCGGCGGTGGTGGCCACGACCCTGGAAGGCGACGCACGCGCCGTCGAGAGCGCCACAGACTGGCCAGTGCCTCCCCCTCGGAAAGGCGAAGCTGCCAGGGCGCCTGACCTGCGCCTTGCCCTGGAGAGAGCCCAGCAGCGGTTCCCCCAGGCGACCCACCGCTGGTTCTTCATCGACAACCTCGGGGATGCCAACGCCGTCGTCCACCTTCCGGGCGAGAGCAGCGGTACCATCAATGCGTTCGAGCACGTCTGGGTCTCACTCGCCGGAGAAATTGTCCGGGTCCGGGAAAAGGGCGGAGCGACGAGCTACTCGCGGACGATGGAGACCCTCTACGGATGGCACTTCGCCACCTGGGCCGGGCTCCCGGTGAAGGTGCTCTACGCTCTGCTCGCACTGCTCGCCTCGTTCGGCATCCTTGCGGGAAATCTCCTCTGGCTGGAGCGTCGACGCAGCCGAGGACTGGGGTCCTTCGATCGGCTCCTCGAGAAGCTGACCGCGGGCGGTTGCGCTGGGCTCACCTTCGCCGTGGCCGCGCTGTTCCTCGCGAACCAGCTCCTTCCCGCCGCGCTCCACGAACGTCCAAGGTATGAGCACGCGCTCTTTTACGTCAGCTGGTTGGGGGCGCTCGGTTACGCCCTCGTCGAGCGCTCCGCCGCGCGCTCCGCGCGGCGGCTTCTCATCGGTGCGAGCGGGCTGCTCTTCGCGGTGCCGTTGATCGATGCAGCGCGGACCGCTCGCATTCCCTTCGCTTCTGGCTCCCCGTTCGTCCTCGCCACCGAGCTGGGTCTCGTCTTCCTCGGGCTGCTGCTGGCTGGCGCCGCTCGTGCTGTCTCCCGGATGGAGCCTCATGGCGGCTCTCCGCTCCCTCTCGAGGAGCTGGCCAACGACTCCACCCCTTCACCCACCTGA
- the mxcH gene encoding TonB-dependent siderophore myxochelin receptor MxcH, giving the protein MFSPRSSLALFLTVVLPVVSLAAAEPVIQPPHRIDTVEIPYPAEELAARREGEVVLLLTIDEKGIVTGSEISRSGGAAFDAAAQSASLTFRFEPARVDGEPVACRVEFVHSFRLAPEAPASPEAPAPPETPTASEPGLPTPDDAAAATPAKEEKVTETTVRGRSEAERMRQSAEAVKVVEIRRARAQSADLGQVLAQQEGVSVRRTGGLGSTARFALNGLTDDQIRFFLDGLPLELSGYPFGVANVPVNLVDRIELYRGVVPARYGADALGGAVNLVSAPLQEGAHGALSLQGGSFGTWRLTLAGSYQPKPQGFFVRAHLFADTTRNDYRVDIETVDEQGQLLPATVKRFHDGYRALGGGLDVGLESLGWADRLVFRAFGSGHDKELQHNLVMRGTPYGEASYGVTTAGGQLLYEKAFTEALRLDAVVGYGWQATEFVDVSRWVYDWFGRQVRERTLPGEINNQATDQTLWQHALYGRAHADWAFASAQKLRLSIAPTRTWRTGEDRLSTPELDVLAAERTLFTSVIGLEYELALFDDTVQVILFGKDYRYAARAQERAVGGGFQRKDRDLQRFGGGLAMRVRLGEPLYLKASYERATRFPRVDELFGNGVLISENLDLESEGSHNLNLGVATQPLRSGLGTFRAELNGFARLVSNQIILLGDARKSSYQNVYGAHALGFEVAAGWNSVGRLFYLDANATLQDLRNTSGEGTFGAFDGDRLPNRPWFFANGTARMSIRGVVAEQDELSPFWSTRYIREFFRHWESVGAAETKEVIPNQFVQSAGVSYRVTRAQATVGLTAELENLGNARTFDFFGVQRPGRAAWLKGTFEY; this is encoded by the coding sequence ATGTTCTCGCCTCGCTCCTCGCTTGCCCTCTTCCTGACGGTGGTCTTGCCGGTTGTCTCCCTCGCAGCTGCCGAGCCGGTGATTCAGCCCCCTCATCGAATCGACACCGTCGAGATCCCGTACCCGGCAGAGGAGCTCGCCGCGCGCCGGGAGGGCGAAGTGGTCCTTCTCCTCACCATCGACGAGAAGGGGATCGTGACTGGCTCGGAGATCTCCAGATCTGGAGGAGCGGCGTTCGACGCGGCGGCCCAGTCCGCGAGCCTCACCTTCCGCTTTGAGCCTGCTCGGGTGGACGGCGAGCCTGTGGCGTGCCGGGTCGAGTTCGTCCACAGCTTCCGGCTCGCCCCAGAGGCGCCTGCGTCCCCAGAGGCACCCGCTCCTCCTGAGACTCCCACCGCTTCTGAGCCCGGCCTCCCCACGCCAGATGACGCGGCCGCCGCCACTCCAGCCAAGGAGGAGAAGGTGACCGAGACGACCGTCCGTGGCCGCTCGGAAGCCGAGCGGATGCGTCAGTCCGCGGAGGCGGTGAAGGTGGTCGAGATCCGGCGCGCGAGGGCGCAGTCAGCAGACCTCGGTCAGGTCCTCGCGCAGCAGGAAGGGGTGTCTGTCCGCAGGACAGGGGGCCTGGGCAGCACCGCCCGTTTCGCCCTCAACGGGCTCACCGACGACCAGATCCGCTTCTTCCTTGATGGCCTTCCGCTTGAACTCTCGGGTTATCCGTTTGGTGTCGCCAACGTGCCGGTGAACCTCGTGGATCGGATCGAGCTCTACCGAGGCGTCGTGCCAGCCCGGTACGGAGCCGATGCCCTTGGCGGAGCAGTCAATCTCGTCAGCGCCCCCCTGCAGGAGGGAGCCCACGGAGCGCTCTCCCTGCAGGGCGGCTCATTTGGGACCTGGCGCCTCACCCTCGCAGGCAGCTACCAACCCAAGCCACAAGGCTTCTTCGTCAGGGCACACCTGTTCGCGGACACGACTCGCAACGACTACCGCGTCGACATCGAGACGGTCGATGAGCAAGGCCAGTTGCTTCCCGCCACCGTCAAGCGCTTCCATGACGGCTACCGAGCCCTGGGCGGTGGCCTCGACGTGGGGCTGGAGTCGCTCGGCTGGGCAGATCGGCTGGTCTTCCGGGCCTTCGGCTCCGGTCATGACAAGGAGCTGCAGCACAACTTGGTGATGCGCGGCACGCCATATGGAGAGGCCTCCTACGGCGTCACCACCGCGGGCGGCCAGCTTCTCTACGAGAAGGCCTTCACCGAGGCGCTGCGCCTCGACGCGGTGGTCGGGTACGGATGGCAGGCCACCGAGTTCGTCGACGTCTCGCGCTGGGTGTACGACTGGTTCGGCCGCCAGGTCCGCGAGAGGACGCTGCCGGGCGAGATCAACAACCAGGCGACGGATCAGACCCTCTGGCAGCACGCCCTCTACGGCCGAGCCCATGCCGATTGGGCCTTCGCCAGTGCCCAGAAGCTCCGGCTCTCCATCGCGCCCACCCGGACCTGGCGCACTGGCGAGGATCGGCTCTCGACTCCGGAGTTGGATGTCCTCGCGGCGGAGCGGACGCTCTTCACCTCCGTCATCGGTCTCGAATACGAGCTGGCGCTCTTCGACGACACCGTCCAGGTCATCCTCTTCGGCAAGGACTACCGCTATGCGGCCCGGGCCCAGGAACGCGCTGTGGGCGGCGGCTTTCAGCGCAAGGACCGTGACTTGCAGCGCTTCGGTGGGGGGCTGGCCATGCGCGTGCGCCTGGGCGAGCCGCTCTACCTCAAGGCGAGCTACGAGCGGGCCACGCGGTTCCCCCGCGTGGACGAGCTGTTCGGCAATGGCGTGCTGATCAGCGAGAACCTCGACCTCGAGTCCGAGGGCAGCCACAACCTCAACCTCGGTGTCGCCACCCAGCCGTTGCGCTCGGGACTCGGCACCTTCCGGGCTGAGCTCAACGGCTTCGCCCGCCTGGTCAGCAACCAGATCATCCTCCTGGGCGATGCTCGCAAGTCGAGCTACCAGAACGTCTATGGGGCCCATGCGCTCGGCTTCGAGGTGGCAGCCGGTTGGAACTCCGTTGGCCGCCTGTTCTACCTCGACGCGAACGCCACCCTGCAGGATCTCCGGAACACCTCGGGCGAGGGGACCTTCGGTGCGTTCGATGGGGATCGGCTCCCGAATCGCCCGTGGTTCTTCGCCAACGGCACGGCGCGGATGTCGATTCGTGGAGTGGTCGCGGAGCAGGATGAGCTCTCGCCCTTCTGGAGCACCCGCTATATCCGCGAGTTCTTCCGGCACTGGGAGAGCGTGGGGGCTGCGGAGACGAAGGAAGTGATTCCGAACCAGTTCGTTCAATCCGCCGGCGTCAGCTATCGCGTGACGCGAGCCCAGGCCACGGTGGGCCTCACGGCGGAGTTGGAGAACCTCGGCAATGCCAGGACCTTCGACTTCTTCGGAGTCCAGAGGCCAGGCAGGGCGGCCTGGCTCAAGGGGACCTTCGAATACTGA